Proteins encoded by one window of Salvia splendens isolate huo1 chromosome 14, SspV2, whole genome shotgun sequence:
- the LOC121763868 gene encoding brefeldin A-inhibited guanine nucleotide-exchange protein 1-like, giving the protein MTLGRESIKSQVRIIKSTESWMDQQLKDEEHNPTKSSDNENVAESPSYHTDDAANADFELHLETKSEMYDAATLEQRRAHKLEIQVVTDIYKIHWKSLSANTVTTIVLGIFSSISSHSYDLNTQTMFLLKLDKACSVVEISGPPLVHFENGSYKSYLNFLHDVLVNIPHLCRGRRMLKESLCLYVGRVEYV; this is encoded by the exons ATGACACTTGGTCGTGAATCAATTAAGAGCCAGGTTAGGATAATTAAATCAACGGAATCATGGATGGACCAACAACTGAAAGATGAAGAACATAATCCAACAAAGTCTTCTGATAATGAAAACGTGGCTGAGAGTCCCAGTTACCACACCGATGATGCAGCTAATGCGGATTTTGAGCTACACCTAGAAACAAAATCTGAAATGTATGATGCTGCAACCCTGGAGCAGCGTAGAGCTCATAAGTTGGAAATTCAG GTTGTGACTGATATATACAAGATCCACTGGAAGTCCCTGTCTGCAAATACTGTCACCACCATAGTACTCGGAATCTTTTCGTCGATATCATCTCATTCTTATGATCTGAACACCCAAACTATGTTTCTTCTCAAGTTAGATAAAGCATGCTCTGTTGTGGAGATCTCAGGTCCACCACTCGTGCACTTTGAAAATGGATCATACAAGAGCTACTTAAACTTTTTGCATGATGTACTAGTGAACATCCCCCATCTTTGTCGAGGGAGAAGAATGCTGAAGGAGAGCTTGTGTCTGTATGTAGGAAGAGTTGAATATGTGTAA
- the LOC121763867 gene encoding 3-hydroxy-3-methylglutaryl-coenzyme A reductase-like: MEGRLRQSKSKASATADESSSLKASDAVSLPVYLTNAFFFTVFFSVVYFLLLRWREKIRNSTPLHVVSLSDIGAIVTFVASFIYLVGIGFVQSIIIPRAPDEEEEFEQVMVKEDSPKLPCAAAPKSDDDILKICKKIEVSADDEEIIKSVVEGKIPSYALESKLGDCRRAAAIRREALQRITGKSLEGLPLEGLDYESILGQCCEMPVGYVQIPVGIAGPLLLDECEYSVPMATTEGCLVASTNRGCKAIYASGGATSSLYRDAMTRAPVVRFGSAKRAAELKLFLEDPLNFETLSLVFNSSSRFGRLQSIKCAVAGKNLYIRFSCSTGDAMGMNMVSKGVQNTLDFLTNQFPDMDVMGISGNYCSDKKPAAVNWIEGRGKSVVCEAVIQGDIVNKVLKTDVASLVELNMLKNLTGSAVAGALGGFNAHASYIVSAIYIATGQDPAQNIESSHCITMMEAVNDGKDLHVSVTMPCIEVGTVGGGTQLASQSACLNLLGVKGANKEAPGSNARLLATIVAGSVLAGELSLMSAIAAGQLVKSHMKYNRSNKDVANIKS, translated from the coding sequence ATGGAAGGCCGCCTCCGCCAGTCAAAGTCTAAGGCATCCGCCACCGCTGATGAGTCCTCATCCCTCAAGGCATCGGACGCCGTATCGCTACCGGTGTACCTGACAAACGCCTTCTTCTTCACTGTATTCTTCTCGGTGGTATACTTTCTGCTGCTCCGGTGGCGTGAGAAGATCCGTAACTCCACACCTCTCCACGTGGTTAGTCTCTCTGATATTGGAGCCATCGTGACGTTCGTGGCCTCATTCATCTACCTTGTCGGCATCGGCTTCGTCCAGTCCATCATCATTCCCCGCGCTCCAGACGAGGAGGAAGAATTCGAGCAGGTGATGGTGAAAGAGGATTCACCGAAACTCCCCTGCGCTGCCGCTCCCAAATCCGATGATGATATTCTTAAGATTTGTAAGAAGATTGAGGTTAGCGCCGACGACGAGGAAATTATCAAGTCGGTGGTGGAGGGGAAGATCCCCTCTTATGCCCTAGAATCGAAGCTGGGAGACTGCCGCCGTGCGGCCGCCATCCGCCGTGAGGCATTGCAACGCATCACAGGAAAATCCCTAGAGGGGCTGCCCTTGGAGGGCTTGGATTACGAGTCGATCCTTGGACAGTGCTGTGAAATGCCAGTAGGGTATGTGCAGATTCCAGTGGGCATTGCTGGGCCACTGTTGTTGGATGAATGTGAGTACTCGGTTCCAATGGCCACCACTGAGGGCTGTTTGGTAGCCAGCACCAACAGAGGGTGCAAGGCTATATATGCCTCTGGAGGGGCCACCAGCTCCCTTTACAGAGACGCCATGACAAGGGCTCCTGTCGTCCGATTCGGCTCTGCCAAGAGGGCTGCTGAGCTTAAGCTATTCCTTGAAGATCCTCTTAATTTTGAGACCCTCTCCCTTGTCTTCAACAGCTCCAGCAGATTTGGAAGGCTGCAGAGCATCAAGTGCGCCGTCGCTGGCAAGAATCTCTACATTCGATTCTCATGCAGCACGGGCGACGCCATGGGAATGAATATGGTTTCTAAGGGTGTTCAAAACACCTTGGACTTCCTTACCAACCAGTTCCCTGATATGGATGTCATGGGTATTTCTGGAAACTATTGCTCCGATAAAAAGCCTGCTGCGGTCAACTGGATTGAAGGGCGTGGCAAGTCAGTTGTGTGTGAGGCCGTAATCCAAGGAGACATTGTCAATAAGGTGCTCAAGACTGATGTTGCTTCCTTGGTGGAGCTTAACATGCTTAAGAATCTCACTGGCTCCGCCGTGGCTGGAGCTCTTGGCGGCTTCAATGCTCATGCTAGCTACATTGTCTCTGCAATCTACATAGCCACCGGACAGGACCCAGCACAGAACATTGAGAGCTCCCACTGCATTACCATGATGGAAGCTGTCAACGATGGCAAGGACCTTCACGTCTCTGTCACCATGCCTTGTATTGAGGTTGGGACCGTAGGTGGTGGGACTCAACTCGCCTCTCAGTCCGCTTGCCTCAATCTTCTCGGTGTCAAGGGAGCCAATAAGGAGGCTCCTGGATCCAACGCCCGCCTTTTGGCCACCATTGTCGCCGGCTCAGTTCTTGCAGGAGAATTGTCTCTCATGTCTGCCATCGCAGCTGGCCAACTAGTCAAGAGCCATATGAAGTACAACAGGTCTAATAAAGATGTTGCTAATATCAAGTCTTGA
- the LOC121764556 gene encoding probably inactive receptor-like protein kinase At2g46850, which yields MSPWLFSLFLLYTPLILSAPQCGTFHIPFPFYLNATPPLHDAFHLSCINSSSLFLTISSRSYPILRFFPDGLLLDFPNTTLCRHYNDLRSFAFAADQYFAISSDNILDLYDCEDSSLCKPVCERTSLMPSCDGRPAGYPSCCYPLSDRTSWHPGDSLTAFSKYGCRGFSSWVVDPGSTTGMRGVKLEWAVPRNSTHAACAPNANVVNATSVANGFRCQCADGFSGDGFPSGVGCLKSCYKSGKEVDGSECYHVKHGRKKAIILAGVLTSTLSVVSLTALFLMKRRIRSDKLITERPHFQANISSHKARLFTYHELEEATRGFGDSQKIVDTTSPSTLYHGVVGGGSRVAVQKVDYCDTESDLIQIMLRLERLSSVSHRNMARVIGWSINAGSTPLVVYDYPQNGTLMDHLRRARYENVPFHWHKRLSLAAQTTSTLAFLHNEISPPLFHHDLHSACIFLDIDFSVKLAGFDLFNDEGSRRRRNDVCSLGLVLLEIITGDAVEDCTTAALHKGKIEEMVDPSLYYHEQPSSRREQIQIVVDLATRCLLFGADAKLGMADVARELLHIAKDCVDGGSTRGPALEETFSNSSLLQMISMSPDSIHVPSQS from the exons ATGTCGCCGTGGctcttctctctcttccttctCTACACTCCACTAATCCTCTCTGCCCCTCAATGCGGCACCTTCCATATCCCTTTCCCCTTCTACCTCAACGCCACCCCTCCACTCCATGACGCTTTCCACCTctcctgcatcaactcctcctctctcttcctCACCATCTCCTCTCGCTCCTACCCCATCCTCCGCTTCTTCCCCGACGGCCTCCTCCTCGACTTCCCCAACACCACCCTCTGCCGCCACTACAACGATCTCAGGTCCTTCGCCTTCGCCGCCGATCAGTACTTCGCCATCTCCTCCGACAACATCCTCGATTTGTACGACTGTGAAGATTCCTCCCTCTGCAAACCCGTCTGCGAAAGGACCTCTCTCATGCCTTCCTGCGACGGCCGCCCCGCCGGCTACCCCTCCTGTTGCTATCCCCTCTCCGACCGCACCTCCTGGCACCCCGGCGACAGTCTCACCGCTTTCTCCAAATACGGCTGCAGGGGATTCTCCTCTTGGGTTGTTGATCCCGGCAGCACGACCGGAATGCGCGGTGTTAAGCTCGAATGGGCTGTTCCCAGAAATTCGACCCACGCCGCCTGTGCTCCCAACGCCAATGTCGTCAATGCTACCTCCGTTGCTAACGGTTTCAGATGCCAATGCGCTGATGGATTCTCCGGCGACGGCTTCCCTTCCGGAGTCGGATGCCTCAAGT CCTGCTACAAGAGTGGAAAGGAAGTTGATGGAAGTGAGTGCTATCACGTTAAACATGGTAGAAAAAAGGCAATCATTTTAGCCG GGGTACTGACCTCAACTCTGTCTGTCGTGTCGTTAACGGCTCTTTTTCTGATGAAACGCCGCATCAGATCGGATAAATTAATCACGGAGCGGCCACATTTCCAAGCCAACATCTCCTCTCACAAGGCCAGGCTGTTCACATACCACGAGCTCGAGGAGGCAACCAGGGGATTCGGAGACAGCCAGAAGATAGTCGACACCACTTCCCCCTCCACGCTCTACCACGGAGTCGTAGGAGGGGGATCGCGCGTCGCAGTGCAGAAAGTCGACTACTGCGACACCGAAAGCGACCTCATCCAGATCATGCTGAGGCTCGAGAGACTCTCCTCTGTCTCCCACAGAAACATGGCGCGTGTGATCGGATGGTCCATCAACGCCGGCTCCACGCCCCTCGTCGTCTACGACTACCCCCAAAACGGAACCCTAATGGACCACCTGCGCCGCGCCAGATACGAGAACGTGCCTTTCCACTGGCACAAGAGGCTCAGCCTCGCCGCGCAGACCACCTCCACCCTCGCATTCCTCCACAACGAGATCTCGCCTCCCCTGTTCCACCACGATCTCCACTCCGCATGCATCTTCCTGGACATCGACTTCTCCGTCAAGCTCGCCGGCTTCGATCTGTTTAACGACGAAGGGagcaggaggaggaggaacgACGTCTGCAGCCTCGGCCTGGTGCTTCTGGAGATCATCACGGGGGACGCCGTGGAGGACTGCACCACGGCGGCTCTGCACAAGGGGAAGATCGAGGAGATGGTGGACCCCAGCCTGTACTACCACGAGCAGCCGTCGTCGAGGCGCGAGCAGATTCAGATAGTGGTGGACCTCGCCACGCGGTGTCTGCTATTCGGAGCTGACGCCAAGCTCGGGATGGCGGACGTGGCCAGGGAGCTGCTGCATATCGCCAAGGACTGCGTGGACGGAGGTAGCACGAGGGGACCGGCGTTGGAGGAGACGTTTTCGAATTCTAGTCTCCTTCAGATGATATCGATGTCGCCGGATTCCATCCACGTGCCGTCGCAATCGTAA